A window of Lacibacter sediminis contains these coding sequences:
- a CDS encoding LptF/LptG family permease: MFKKLDKLIIKAFIGPFLATFFIAVFILVVQFFWLYIDDFVGKGIDTFTLIQFIGYVSTTLVPLALPLGILLSSIMTFGNLGESFELVAIKSAGIPLIRFMRPVLIVSMLLGVVAFAFANYVIPVAELKMRTLLYDIRVAKPAFDIKEGVFYKKLDGYTIKVGRKENDSIIHNVVIYEHNYSLQDNIILAEKGTMTISGDQRFLSFNLQNGWRYQEKGSAGTTETEYYRLGFKEYKKVFDLSSFKLTKTADSTFKTYYKMLSLQQLTTVADSLEGVIAKLGQKSRRDIRPMFPLQSVPDSVWKNNKAVAKKVKNFRELIPDSLKRNVYSNAVTKISGAKSSIDFLSYEFVDQQKQLRLHRIEQHRKFTLSFACVVLFLIGAPLGSIIRKGGLGLPLVISVFFFIVFHIVNTTGEKMVREDTMKPGAGMWMSTVVLIPIGIFLTWKAMKDSNLFNAEFYYRTMRRIGLSRWLKRKE, translated from the coding sequence GTGTTTAAAAAGTTAGACAAACTTATTATAAAAGCATTTATCGGGCCGTTCCTGGCTACCTTCTTTATTGCTGTATTTATTCTTGTAGTTCAATTCTTCTGGTTATACATTGATGATTTTGTTGGAAAAGGGATCGATACGTTCACACTCATCCAGTTTATTGGTTATGTAAGTACAACGCTGGTGCCGCTTGCTTTACCACTGGGAATCCTGCTATCATCGATCATGACTTTTGGTAATCTTGGTGAATCATTTGAATTAGTTGCTATTAAAAGTGCAGGCATACCGCTTATTCGGTTTATGCGTCCGGTACTGATCGTTTCAATGTTACTTGGCGTTGTTGCTTTTGCATTTGCCAACTACGTAATACCGGTTGCTGAATTAAAAATGCGTACACTGTTGTATGATATACGTGTAGCAAAGCCAGCTTTCGATATTAAAGAGGGTGTGTTCTATAAAAAACTGGATGGTTACACCATTAAGGTTGGACGAAAAGAAAATGATTCCATCATTCACAATGTTGTTATTTACGAACACAACTATTCACTTCAGGATAATATCATTCTTGCAGAAAAAGGAACAATGACCATTTCAGGTGACCAACGTTTCTTATCATTCAACTTACAAAACGGATGGCGCTACCAGGAAAAAGGAAGTGCAGGCACTACTGAAACAGAATACTATCGTTTAGGTTTTAAAGAATATAAAAAAGTGTTTGACCTCAGCTCTTTTAAACTTACTAAAACAGCAGACTCAACATTTAAGACCTATTACAAAATGCTTAGTCTTCAACAACTGACAACGGTTGCTGATTCACTTGAAGGAGTAATTGCAAAGCTTGGCCAGAAATCGAGAAGAGATATCAGACCAATGTTTCCATTACAATCGGTGCCTGATAGTGTTTGGAAAAACAACAAAGCGGTTGCTAAAAAAGTAAAGAACTTCAGAGAGCTGATCCCCGATTCATTAAAACGGAACGTTTACTCTAATGCAGTAACAAAAATCTCAGGTGCCAAAAGTTCCATCGATTTTTTATCGTATGAGTTTGTTGATCAGCAAAAACAACTTCGTCTGCACAGGATCGAACAACATCGAAAGTTTACATTATCGTTTGCCTGTGTAGTGTTGTTCCTGATTGGTGCACCTCTCGGTTCTATCATCCGCAAAGGCGGCTTGGGTTTACCACTTGTGATATCTGTATTTTTCTTTATCGTGTTTCACATTGTGAATACCACGGGTGAAAAAATGGTAAGAGAAGACACGATGAAACCGGGTGCAGGCATGTGGATGTCGACTGTTGTGCTCATCCCCATTGGTATTTTTCTTACCTGGAAAGCGATGAAGGATTCAAATCTCTTCAATGCAGAGTTTTATTACAGAACGATGCGTCGTATTGGACTAAGTCGCTGGCTAAAACGAAAAGAATAA
- a CDS encoding metal-dependent hydrolase family protein, protein MRTKYFFFFLLLITTLQATAQRTLIHCGKLIDTKDGKVVSNVTIIVQGPTIAEVVNGFTVATATDKVIDLKNKTVMPGLMDMHVHMESETKKGAVADRFTLNPPDIAFQSTLYARTTLMAGFTTVRDLGGSGVNLSLRNSINRGVVVGPRIFSAGKSIATTGGHADPTNGYSKALMGDPGPAEGVINGPEEAYHAVRQRYKDGSDCIKITATGGVLSQAKDGSSPQFTVEEVRAIVTAAKDYGFTVAAHAHGAEGIKRAIKGGVTSIEHGSYMDDEGIALAKEYGTWMVPTITAGKSTADSAKIPGYYTDIVTPKALAVGPQIQSTFARAYKAGVKIAFGTDAGVFAHGKNWMEFVYMTEVGMPPMEAIQTATKNAATMLNMWDKLGSIEKGKIADIIAVDGDPLSDIKVMGKVVFVMKEGKVYKRDGVQVL, encoded by the coding sequence ATGAGAACAAAATATTTTTTCTTTTTCCTGTTATTGATCACAACATTACAGGCAACTGCACAACGTACACTTATCCATTGCGGCAAACTCATTGACACAAAAGATGGGAAAGTAGTAAGTAATGTCACCATTATTGTACAAGGACCGACCATTGCTGAGGTGGTAAATGGTTTTACTGTTGCTACAGCAACAGACAAAGTGATCGACTTAAAAAATAAAACTGTGATGCCCGGCTTAATGGATATGCATGTGCACATGGAAAGTGAAACAAAAAAAGGAGCTGTTGCAGACCGCTTCACATTGAACCCGCCCGATATTGCTTTTCAAAGTACGCTGTATGCACGCACTACTTTGATGGCCGGTTTTACAACGGTTCGTGATTTGGGTGGAAGCGGTGTAAATCTTTCGTTACGTAATTCGATTAACAGGGGAGTTGTTGTTGGTCCACGTATTTTCTCTGCCGGCAAATCAATTGCCACAACAGGCGGTCATGCCGATCCTACTAACGGTTACAGCAAAGCGCTGATGGGTGATCCCGGACCTGCAGAAGGTGTGATCAACGGACCTGAAGAAGCATATCATGCCGTTCGTCAACGTTACAAAGATGGAAGTGATTGCATTAAGATCACGGCAACAGGTGGTGTGTTGAGTCAGGCAAAAGATGGATCAAGTCCGCAGTTTACAGTGGAAGAAGTAAGAGCCATTGTAACTGCTGCAAAAGATTATGGTTTTACAGTAGCAGCGCATGCCCATGGTGCAGAAGGAATCAAGCGAGCAATTAAAGGTGGCGTGACAAGTATTGAACATGGCAGTTACATGGATGATGAAGGCATTGCATTGGCAAAAGAATACGGTACCTGGATGGTGCCAACGATCACTGCAGGTAAATCAACTGCTGATAGTGCAAAGATACCTGGCTATTATACTGATATTGTTACACCGAAGGCATTGGCTGTTGGTCCGCAAATACAAAGCACATTTGCACGAGCATATAAAGCAGGTGTGAAGATCGCCTTTGGAACAGATGCAGGTGTGTTTGCACACGGCAAGAACTGGATGGAGTTTGTGTACATGACGGAAGTTGGTATGCCGCCGATGGAAGCCATACAAACCGCCACCAAAAATGCAGCAACAATGTTGAACATGTGGGATAAACTCGGCAGTATTGAAAAAGGAAAGATCGCAGATATCATTGCTGTTGATGGCGATCCGTTAAGTGATATTAAAGTGATGGGGAAAGTAGTGTTTGTGATGAAGGAAGGGAAAGTTTATAAGAGGGATGGAGTGCAGGTGTTGTGA
- a CDS encoding dipeptidase, producing MQAWKDYQEQNKDRFLNELLELLRIPSISAKSENKADMVACAEAVKQRLLEAGADTVTIYPTAGHPIVYGEKMIDPAKPTVLVYGHYDVQPVDPLNLWHSDPFDPTIKDGKIFARGACDDKGQFYMHVKALETMVKTNSLATNIKFCIEGEEEVGSPNLGTFVKENKELLKADVVLISDTAMISMENPSIDIGVRGLSYIEVEVTGPNRDLHSGVYGGAVANPITMLAKMIASCHDENNHITIPGFYDDVVEATAEERKLMAAAPYDEKEYSTDLGVDKLWGEKGFTTNERTGIRPTLELNGIWGGYTGEGAKTVLPSKAFAKISARLVPNQSSEKITEKLLNYFKSIAPAGVSIKAFEHHGGEPYMTPVDSKAYKAAAAAIKDTFGKDAIPVRGGGSIPICALFEKELGIKIVFMGFGLDSDNLHSPNEKYDIFNFYKGIETIPYFHKHFAEA from the coding sequence ATGCAGGCTTGGAAAGATTACCAGGAACAGAACAAAGACCGTTTCCTCAACGAATTGCTCGAATTATTACGCATCCCTTCCATCAGCGCTAAAAGTGAAAACAAGGCCGACATGGTTGCCTGTGCAGAAGCGGTGAAACAACGCTTACTTGAAGCAGGTGCCGATACGGTTACGATTTATCCTACTGCCGGTCACCCGATCGTGTATGGTGAAAAAATGATCGACCCGGCAAAACCAACTGTGCTGGTGTACGGTCATTACGATGTGCAGCCAGTTGATCCGCTCAACCTCTGGCACAGCGATCCATTTGATCCAACGATCAAAGACGGTAAAATTTTTGCACGTGGCGCCTGCGATGATAAAGGCCAGTTTTACATGCATGTAAAGGCATTGGAAACAATGGTGAAAACAAATTCACTCGCAACGAATATTAAATTCTGTATTGAAGGTGAAGAAGAAGTGGGTAGCCCCAACCTCGGCACCTTTGTAAAAGAGAATAAAGAATTGTTGAAGGCCGATGTGGTGCTCATCAGCGATACTGCCATGATCAGCATGGAAAACCCAAGCATTGATATTGGTGTGCGTGGATTGAGTTATATTGAAGTGGAAGTAACAGGCCCTAACCGTGATTTGCACAGTGGTGTGTATGGTGGTGCTGTTGCAAATCCTATCACCATGTTGGCAAAGATGATCGCAAGTTGTCATGATGAAAATAATCATATCACCATTCCTGGTTTTTATGATGATGTGGTTGAAGCAACTGCCGAGGAACGCAAACTGATGGCTGCTGCTCCTTACGATGAAAAAGAATACAGCACTGATCTTGGTGTTGACAAACTCTGGGGTGAAAAAGGATTTACCACCAATGAACGCACTGGTATTCGTCCAACATTGGAGTTGAATGGCATCTGGGGTGGTTATACCGGCGAAGGTGCAAAAACTGTGTTGCCTTCAAAAGCATTCGCTAAAATTTCTGCACGATTAGTACCGAATCAATCAAGCGAAAAGATCACAGAAAAATTATTGAACTACTTTAAAAGTATTGCACCTGCCGGTGTTAGCATCAAAGCATTTGAACATCATGGTGGCGAACCCTACATGACACCGGTTGACAGCAAAGCGTACAAAGCAGCAGCAGCAGCTATTAAAGACACATTTGGTAAAGATGCCATTCCGGTACGTGGTGGCGGCAGTATTCCTATTTGTGCGCTGTTTGAAAAAGAACTGGGCATTAAGATCGTGTTCATGGGTTTTGGTTTAGACAGTGATAACCTGCACAGCCCAAATGAGAAGTACGACATTTTTAATTTCTATAAAGGCATTGAAACCATTCCGTATTTCCATAAGCATTTTGCGGAAGCGTAG
- a CDS encoding S9 family peptidase — MKKFFLGFCFLVLGFLSFAQFKADKIKWTADGSSMYEKESNSITKMNLKTGAQTVLVPADALKVNGKTISIADFEVSNNDQLVLIFVNTARVWRYNTKGDYWYYHIPTKRLQQIGKDRPAQSLLYAKVSPDGELAAYVSENNIYVEELASGKSKALTSTNNTKKLINGTFDWVYEEEFGCRDGFRWSSDSKSIAYWQVDANQIKDYYMLNTTDGNYSQVIPVEYPKVGEQPSPVKIGVVTVKTGETKWMNIPGDPANNYLPRLEWSGANELIVQQLNRKQNESKLYFCNTTTGEAKQFYAETDKAWIDIKSRWNDDDPRGWEFMEKGKSFLWVSEKDGWRHIYKVTREGKETLLTIGNYDIATISAVDETKNELYFIASPDNPIQRYLYKVKMDGKSKAVRVTPAGYDGTNSYECSPTGSFAVHSFTSRFVSPATQFLNLATHKPVAGEELLKTMKPVKKDNLEFFTITTEDGVTMDGWMSKPKNYDPSKKYPVLLYVYSEPAATTVEDDFYAGGNFLFGGDMNAQGYFYVSFNSRGTPTLKGAEWRKSIYKQIGRINIRDQAMGMKKLLADRPYLDASRVAVWGWSGGGSTTLHLMFQYPDLFQTGISIAAVGNQLFYDNIYQERYMGLPQENKDDFIKGSPITYAKNLKGNLLYIHGTGDDNVHYSNAEVLVNELIKHGKLFQFMPYPNRTHSISEGQGTFQHLSKLYTAYLKEKCPPGAK; from the coding sequence ATGAAGAAATTTTTTCTTGGTTTTTGTTTTTTAGTTCTTGGATTTTTATCCTTTGCCCAGTTTAAAGCCGATAAAATTAAATGGACGGCTGACGGTAGTTCCATGTACGAAAAGGAGAGCAACAGCATCACAAAAATGAACCTGAAAACAGGTGCACAAACGGTACTTGTTCCGGCGGATGCATTAAAAGTAAACGGTAAAACCATCAGCATTGCCGATTTTGAAGTAAGCAATAATGATCAACTCGTGTTGATCTTTGTCAATACGGCACGAGTGTGGCGTTACAATACAAAAGGCGATTACTGGTACTATCATATTCCTACAAAACGTTTGCAACAGATCGGGAAAGATCGTCCTGCACAAAGTTTACTCTACGCTAAAGTTTCACCCGATGGAGAATTAGCGGCTTATGTTTCTGAAAACAATATTTATGTTGAAGAACTGGCTTCAGGTAAATCGAAAGCATTGACTTCAACCAACAATACAAAAAAGCTCATCAATGGCACATTCGATTGGGTGTATGAAGAAGAGTTTGGTTGCAGAGATGGTTTCCGCTGGAGCAGCGACAGCAAGAGCATTGCTTACTGGCAGGTAGATGCAAACCAGATCAAAGATTATTATATGCTCAATACGACTGATGGAAATTATTCGCAGGTAATTCCTGTTGAATACCCAAAAGTAGGAGAGCAACCATCGCCTGTAAAGATTGGTGTGGTTACAGTTAAAACCGGTGAAACAAAATGGATGAATATTCCCGGCGATCCTGCAAACAATTATCTGCCCCGTTTGGAATGGAGCGGAGCCAATGAATTAATTGTGCAGCAACTCAACCGTAAACAAAACGAAAGCAAATTATACTTCTGCAATACAACTACCGGCGAAGCAAAACAGTTTTACGCAGAAACTGATAAAGCATGGATCGATATTAAAAGTCGCTGGAATGATGACGACCCTCGTGGATGGGAGTTTATGGAAAAAGGAAAATCGTTTTTATGGGTAAGTGAAAAAGATGGATGGCGGCATATTTATAAAGTAACACGTGAAGGAAAAGAAACCTTGCTTACAATTGGCAACTATGATATTGCTACCATCAGCGCTGTTGATGAAACAAAAAATGAACTTTATTTTATTGCATCGCCTGATAACCCCATTCAACGTTATCTCTACAAAGTAAAAATGGATGGTAAGAGCAAAGCTGTTCGTGTAACACCTGCAGGTTATGATGGAACGAACAGTTACGAGTGCTCACCCACCGGAAGTTTTGCTGTGCATAGTTTTACGAGTCGTTTTGTTTCGCCAGCTACACAGTTTCTCAATCTTGCTACACATAAACCTGTTGCAGGTGAAGAACTGTTGAAGACCATGAAGCCGGTGAAGAAAGATAATCTCGAATTCTTTACCATTACTACCGAAGATGGTGTAACGATGGATGGCTGGATGAGCAAACCAAAGAATTATGATCCTTCAAAAAAATACCCGGTTTTATTGTACGTGTACAGCGAGCCTGCTGCAACTACAGTGGAAGATGATTTTTATGCAGGCGGTAATTTTCTGTTTGGTGGCGATATGAATGCACAAGGTTATTTCTATGTATCATTCAACAGCAGGGGTACACCAACATTAAAAGGTGCTGAATGGAGAAAAAGTATTTACAAACAAATCGGTCGTATCAATATTCGTGACCAGGCAATGGGGATGAAAAAATTGTTGGCCGATCGTCCTTACCTTGATGCAAGCCGTGTGGCTGTTTGGGGTTGGAGTGGTGGTGGTTCAACTACATTGCATCTCATGTTCCAATATCCTGATCTGTTTCAAACAGGCATTTCCATTGCTGCAGTAGGTAATCAATTGTTTTACGATAATATTTACCAGGAACGTTACATGGGTTTGCCACAGGAGAACAAAGATGATTTTATTAAAGGATCGCCGATCACTTATGCAAAGAATCTGAAAGGAAATTTATTATACATCCATGGTACAGGCGACGACAATGTGCATTACAGCAACGCAGAAGTGTTAGTGAATGAGTTGATCAAACATGGCAAGCTGTTCCAGTTTATGCCTTATCCAAATCGTACACACAGTATCAGTGAGGGGCAGGGAACCTTCCAGCATTTATCAAAACTGTATACAGCGTATTTAAAAGAAAAATGTCCTCCGGGCGCAAAATAA
- a CDS encoding superoxide dismutase, which produces MSKHISRRSFIDQSAKTTVAVAAASVAGVDLLAGCKSAKVLGGSSALVGFEQTPLPYAYKDLEPVIDAMTMEIHYSKHAAAYATNLRDAAKAENIDQSKPVENIFSNISAYSAKVRNNGGGHYNHELFWRCMKPNGGGQPTGKLLSSIQQSFNSFEAFQTQFTDAGKNRFGSGWAWLYADGNKQLKIGSTPNQDNPLMNVSDIKGTPLLGLDVWEHAYYLKYQNKRPDYIAAWWKVVNWDFVQQRFEAL; this is translated from the coding sequence ATGTCAAAACATATTTCACGCCGCAGTTTTATTGATCAGTCAGCTAAAACAACTGTAGCCGTTGCAGCCGCCAGTGTTGCAGGAGTTGATCTGTTGGCCGGATGTAAATCAGCAAAAGTGTTAGGTGGCAGTTCTGCATTAGTAGGATTTGAACAAACGCCACTACCCTATGCGTATAAAGATCTTGAGCCCGTGATCGATGCTATGACAATGGAAATTCATTACAGCAAACATGCTGCAGCTTATGCAACCAATCTGCGTGATGCTGCTAAAGCAGAAAACATCGATCAATCAAAACCGGTTGAGAATATCTTCAGCAACATATCTGCTTACTCAGCGAAAGTGCGCAATAACGGTGGAGGTCATTACAATCATGAATTATTCTGGCGTTGCATGAAACCAAATGGTGGCGGACAACCAACCGGAAAACTTCTTTCTTCCATTCAACAATCATTCAACAGCTTCGAAGCATTTCAAACACAGTTTACCGATGCAGGTAAAAACCGTTTCGGCAGCGGCTGGGCATGGTTGTATGCGGATGGTAACAAGCAATTGAAAATCGGCTCAACGCCAAACCAGGATAATCCACTCATGAATGTAAGTGATATTAAAGGAACACCATTACTCGGTTTGGATGTGTGGGAACATGCTTACTACCTGAAATATCAAAACAAGCGTCCTGATTATATTGCTGCCTGGTGGAAAGTTGTAAACTGGGATTTTGTACAGCAACGTTTTGAAGCATTGTAA
- a CDS encoding sigma-70 family RNA polymerase sigma factor, with translation MRQLKITKSITNRESQSLEKYLQEIGKVELITPEEEVKLAERIKQGDQRALDRLTKANLRFVVSVAKQYQNQGLSLPDLINEGNLGLIKAAQRFDETRGFKFISYAVWWIRQSILQALAEQSRIVRLPLNKVGLTNRINKAFSQLEQEYEREPSAEELAEMLELEIEEVSSTLSISSRHVSMDSPLSDGEENTLMDVMENPNAVATDGELDHNESLRTEITRSLKTLTERQQDVIRYFFGIGVDHPLSLEDIGERFNLTRERVRQIKDKAISKLKTNSRCKLLKGYLG, from the coding sequence ATGCGCCAACTCAAAATCACAAAATCTATCACCAACCGTGAATCGCAGAGTCTTGAAAAGTATCTGCAGGAGATCGGTAAGGTAGAATTAATCACCCCTGAAGAAGAAGTAAAACTTGCTGAACGGATCAAACAAGGTGACCAACGGGCACTCGACCGTTTAACAAAAGCCAATCTTCGTTTTGTGGTATCTGTAGCTAAGCAATACCAGAATCAGGGTCTCTCTCTTCCCGATCTTATCAATGAAGGAAATTTAGGATTGATCAAAGCGGCACAACGTTTTGATGAAACCCGTGGGTTCAAATTTATTTCCTATGCCGTTTGGTGGATCAGGCAAAGTATCCTGCAGGCATTGGCCGAGCAATCAAGAATTGTTCGATTGCCATTGAACAAAGTGGGATTAACCAATCGTATCAACAAAGCCTTCTCACAACTGGAGCAGGAGTATGAGCGTGAACCTTCTGCAGAAGAACTGGCAGAAATGCTGGAACTGGAAATTGAAGAAGTATCGTCTACATTAAGTATTTCATCACGCCATGTAAGTATGGATTCTCCATTGAGTGATGGGGAAGAAAATACCTTGATGGATGTGATGGAAAATCCAAATGCAGTTGCAACAGATGGCGAACTTGATCACAACGAATCACTCCGCACAGAAATTACACGTTCGCTTAAAACTTTGACCGAACGTCAGCAGGATGTGATCCGTTATTTCTTCGGCATTGGTGTTGATCATCCATTGAGTCTTGAAGATATTGGTGAGCGTTTCAATCTTACACGTGAACGTGTACGCCAGATCAAAGACAAGGCCATCAGTAAATTAAAGACCAACAGCCGTTGTAAACTCTTAAAAGGATATTTAGGCTAA
- a CDS encoding RNA-binding S4 domain-containing protein codes for MEVKEKLRIDKYLWAIRLFKTRSQAGAACDGGKVKYNGDSCKASKTVSIGDEYEVKTEAKRWRIKVTELLHNRVQYSEAIKHYIDITPADELNRIKSVASSFHTGKRLSKVGRPTKRDRRDLGEFLED; via the coding sequence ATGGAAGTGAAAGAAAAACTCCGCATCGATAAATATCTCTGGGCAATCCGCCTCTTCAAAACCCGAAGCCAGGCCGGAGCTGCCTGCGATGGCGGGAAGGTAAAATACAATGGTGATTCATGCAAAGCATCTAAGACGGTGAGCATTGGCGATGAATATGAAGTGAAGACCGAAGCCAAGCGTTGGCGGATTAAAGTAACTGAACTATTACACAACCGTGTGCAATACAGCGAAGCCATCAAACATTACATCGATATTACACCAGCCGATGAATTAAATCGAATAAAATCTGTTGCTTCTTCCTTTCATACCGGTAAACGTTTAAGTAAAGTGGGACGGCCAACCAAACGTGACAGGCGTGATTTGGGTGAGTTTTTAGAGGATTAA
- a CDS encoding helix-turn-helix transcriptional regulator, translating into MKNKVKEQRLIQEISQTEFAEQLSVSRQTIHAIETGKYIPTTTLALKIAKLLNKKVEEVFILEKGD; encoded by the coding sequence ATGAAGAATAAGGTAAAGGAACAGCGATTGATTCAGGAAATCAGTCAAACAGAATTTGCAGAGCAATTATCAGTTTCCCGGCAAACCATCCATGCTATTGAAACCGGCAAGTATATCCCAACTACCACACTTGCGTTGAAAATTGCTAAACTTCTCAATAAAAAAGTTGAAGAGGTCTTTATACTGGAGAAGGGAGATTAA
- the trmD gene encoding tRNA (guanosine(37)-N1)-methyltransferase TrmD, translated as MHIHIISIVPELLDSPLNHSIMKRAKEKGLLTVTVHHLRKWAVNEYGQVDDYQYGGGAGMVMMCEPLEKAILELQQEKKFDEIIYLTPDGVTLKQQTANRLSLKENLLLICGHYKGIDERIRQHYVTMEISIGDYVLSGGELAAAVLVDAIGRIIPGVLNDETSALTDSFQDHLLAPPVYTRPADYNGWKIPDILLSGDLKKIEEWRHEQAVQRTKERRPDLLDE; from the coding sequence ATGCACATTCACATTATTTCCATTGTTCCTGAATTGCTGGATAGTCCATTGAATCATTCGATCATGAAACGGGCGAAGGAAAAAGGATTGTTGACTGTTACTGTTCATCACCTGCGCAAATGGGCGGTAAATGAATACGGACAGGTAGATGATTACCAGTACGGTGGCGGCGCAGGCATGGTGATGATGTGCGAACCTTTAGAGAAAGCCATTCTTGAATTGCAGCAGGAAAAAAAATTCGATGAAATTATTTATCTCACACCCGACGGTGTAACGTTGAAACAACAAACTGCCAATCGTCTTTCACTCAAAGAAAATTTGTTACTCATCTGCGGTCATTACAAAGGCATTGATGAACGCATTCGCCAGCATTATGTAACCATGGAAATTTCCATTGGTGATTACGTATTGAGTGGTGGTGAATTAGCTGCTGCAGTTTTGGTTGATGCCATCGGTCGCATCATTCCCGGTGTGCTGAATGATGAAACATCTGCACTCACTGATTCGTTCCAGGATCATTTACTGGCGCCGCCTGTGTACACAAGGCCGGCTGATTACAATGGCTGGAAGATCCCTGATATTTTGTTAAGTGGTGACTTAAAGAAAATTGAAGAGTGGCGACATGAGCAGGCAGTGCAACGTACAAAAGAGAGACGACCTGATTTATTGGATGAATAA
- a CDS encoding START-like domain-containing protein codes for MSKKVLYTLEFPVRCSPGILFEFLATPSGLQEWFADRVDERDGIFSFNWNGSDEKAELLESELDKFVRYRWTHSPKEEYFEFRIERTEISNQTILIVKDFADKKEIKDQSRLWEYQVKDLFHRIGS; via the coding sequence ATGAGTAAGAAAGTTTTATACACGCTGGAATTTCCAGTACGGTGCTCGCCAGGTATTTTATTCGAATTTTTAGCAACGCCGTCAGGTCTCCAGGAATGGTTTGCTGATAGAGTTGATGAACGGGATGGTATCTTTTCGTTTAACTGGAATGGTTCAGATGAAAAAGCTGAATTGTTGGAAAGTGAGTTAGATAAATTTGTACGTTACCGCTGGACACATTCTCCGAAAGAAGAATACTTTGAATTCAGAATTGAACGCACTGAAATTTCCAATCAAACAATATTGATTGTAAAAGATTTTGCTGATAAAAAAGAAATCAAAGATCAAAGTCGTTTGTGGGAATACCAGGTGAAAGATCTTTTTCACCGGATCGGCAGTTAA
- a CDS encoding endonuclease/exonuclease/phosphatase family protein yields the protein MSAITIATFNCENLFRRYRFNKKLTKEQIEKRITDGFIIDKTVLTTVNETERKLTADAIKATKADIVCLQEVENLDTLKNFVSEYLSSSSYKYRILIDANDPRLIDVAIISKIPFDCIKTHQYIKSGSTAVFSRDCLEVEFMIAGKLLTIFVNHFKSMFDKGNLTPAQKRAKTAPRRELQSQTVLDIIKKKYKNNPEKENWIVVGDLNDYPDDKTSLKKLLNSKWMENVVQTRITDPAEQWTHYWDTTSIPIDERYKQIDYIFLSKKLATANPTAVPEIVRKGLITKATKYTGPRFTDVTDKQGASDHCPVAVTIKL from the coding sequence ATGTCTGCAATTACCATCGCCACCTTCAACTGCGAAAATCTTTTTCGTCGTTACCGCTTCAATAAAAAACTTACAAAAGAACAAATTGAAAAACGCATTACCGACGGTTTCATTATCGATAAAACTGTTCTTACAACCGTAAATGAAACAGAACGGAAACTTACTGCCGATGCCATTAAAGCAACCAAAGCTGATATTGTTTGTCTGCAGGAAGTAGAGAATCTCGATACGTTAAAAAACTTTGTTTCAGAATATCTTTCCTCATCAAGTTACAAATACAGGATACTGATCGATGCAAATGATCCGAGGCTCATTGATGTGGCCATCATCAGCAAAATTCCATTCGATTGCATTAAAACACATCAATACATTAAAAGCGGAAGTACAGCGGTATTCTCCAGGGACTGTCTGGAGGTTGAATTTATGATCGCCGGAAAGCTTCTCACCATTTTTGTGAATCATTTCAAATCAATGTTTGATAAGGGCAATCTAACACCCGCTCAAAAACGAGCAAAGACCGCTCCACGCAGAGAATTGCAATCGCAAACTGTTTTAGACATCATCAAGAAGAAATACAAGAATAATCCCGAAAAAGAAAACTGGATCGTTGTGGGTGATCTTAACGATTATCCGGATGACAAAACAAGTTTGAAAAAATTACTCAATAGTAAGTGGATGGAGAATGTGGTGCAAACAAGAATAACTGACCCTGCTGAACAATGGACGCATTACTGGGACACAACTTCTATCCCAATTGATGAACGCTACAAACAGATCGATTATATTTTTCTATCAAAAAAATTAGCAACAGCAAACCCAACAGCGGTGCCTGAAATTGTTCGCAAAGGTCTTATCACCAAAGCAACAAAATATACCGGTCCACGCTTTACCGACGTAACCGATAAGCAAGGCGCTAGCGATCATTGCCCGGTTGCTGTAACAATAAAATTATAA